In one Vidua chalybeata isolate OUT-0048 chromosome 4, bVidCha1 merged haplotype, whole genome shotgun sequence genomic region, the following are encoded:
- the SPRY1 gene encoding protein sprouty homolog 1: MEPQSQHGSGGSLVVIQQPSLDSRQRLDYDRDSQPTTILSLDQIKAIRGSNEYTEGPSVVKKSGPRTAPRQEKHERTHEIIPINVNNNYEHRPSHAGHVAHQHNARAPILSRSTSTGSAASSGSNSSASSEQGLLGRSPPSRLGSGHRSDRTIRAQPKQSALIVDDLKGPLKEDLTQHKFICEQCGKCKCGECTAPRALPSCLACNRQCLCSAESMVEYGTCMCLVKGIFYHCSNDDEGDSYADNPCSCSQSHCCSRYLCMGAMSLFLPCLLCYPPAKGCLKLCRGCYDRVNRPGCRCKNSNTVYCKLDSCPSRGQGKPS, translated from the coding sequence ATGGAGCCCCAAAGTCAGCATGGCAGCGGTGGCTCACTGGTGGTGATTCAGCAGCCCTCCCTGGACAGCCGGCAGCGCTTGGACTATgacagggacagccagcccACGACCATCTTGTCACTGGACCAGATCAAGGCCATCAGGGGCAGCAACGAATACACCGAGGGGCCGTCAGTGGTGAAAAAGTCAGGTCCACGGACGGCGCCGAGGCAGGAGAAGCATGAGAGGACTCACGAGATTATACCGATTAATGTGAATAATAACTACGAGCACAGGCCCAGCCACGCAGGGCACGTGGCACATCAACATAACGCCAGGGCTCCCATCCTGAGCCGATCAACCAGCACGGGCAGCGCGGCCAGCTCCGGCAGCAACAGCAGCGCCTCCTCGGAGCAAGGGCTGCTGGGGCGCTCGCCGCCCTCCCGGCTGGGCTCCGGCCACAGATCCGACCGGACAATCCGGGCGCAGCCCAAGCAGTCGGCGCTGATCGTGGACGATCTGAAGGGGCCTTTGAAAGAGGACTTGACGCAGCACAAGTTCATCTGCGAACAGTGTGGGAAGTGCAAGTGCGGGGAGTGCACGGCGCCGCGggccctgccctcctgcctggccTGCAACCGGCAGTGCCTGTGCTCGGCCGAGAGCATGGTGGAGTACGGCACCTGCATGTGCCTGGTCAAAGGGATCTTCTACCACTGTTCCAACGACGATGAAGGGGACTCGTACGCGGAtaatccctgctcctgctcccagtcACACTGCTGTTCTAGGTACCTGTGCATGGGAGCCATGTCCTTGTTCCTGCCTTGCTTGCTCTGCTACCCTCCGGCCAAAGGATGCCTAAAACTCTGCCGGGGGTGCTACGACCGCGTCAATCGTCCGGGGTGCCGGTGCAAGAACTCCAACACGGTCTATTGTAAACTGGACAGCTGCCCCTCCCGGGGTCAGGGCAAACCCTCATGA